The genomic interval GATGCCTTCGTATTCACCGGAAAGCGCCGAGGTTTCGGTCTCATACACGACCGGGTCCATGTAAAAGGTCTGCTTGTCGCCGACCGCTTCCATCATGCCGCGGATCGCGCCGCGCATCAGCGCCACATCGTCCAGCGGCTGATCGACGAATTCGCTGTGGACGATATTCCACGCCTCCCAGAATGGGGCGAACAGGGTCTGCATGTCTTCCGGGGTGGCAGAGAGTTGCTCCGGCGCGGCGGTGGGTTGCAGCGGAAACAAGTCGTTGACGATCGGCGGTTGCGAGCCGCCCGGGATGAAAAACCCGACGAGAATCCCCGCCGAGAATACGCCCGCGAGCAGGATCAACCCCACGAACAAGCCGAGTATGATTTTGATGGATTTATTCACGAATGCCTCCGTTTAGTTGCCTATGTAAGAAAGTGTCTGAAACGTCGAAACCTGCAATCTCGTCATATCATTCTGAGTGACGCCTCGCGCCACGAAGAATCTTTGATGCGCCATCAAGACTTCAAACGGGAGCAGAGATTCTTCACTCCCTTCAGTCGTTCCATTAGACTTGAAGTAGTATTGGAGTTGCCAAACAAGGGCTGAACAAGTCTAGAGCCGCTCACGAGGCAAACGCCGAGTCAAACTCAAATTCTGAAGCAGACCCAGCCCTTGTTGTGAACTATGCTTGATCAGTATTCAAGCCTGAAAGGCTAGTAATGGAGAATGCACGTTCACAAGTTGGCAAACCCAATACCCAAGTCCAAAAGAGGTTCAGAATGACAACATTTGTATCCTTTGTAGGTGTCGATATTGCATCCGCTTCTTTCTGGCCAGTGTTGGAACACAGCCGGAAAGTCACGGTCAAACCAACGAAATTCGAGAATGACGAAAATGGTTTCGTCTCCTTTCTCGGCTGGTTGCAGGAACACAACCTGAACGAAAGCACCGTGGTGTGTATGAACACAGGCGCTATAGTGAAGGCTGGCACTTCCAAGCCAGTGGTTATGGTGGCGGTCGAACCGCCGTTGAACATCCAGCGCAAGTTTCCTGTGAACGCTTCCAAAACCGATGAACTGGACTGCCAGTATATCGCCGAGAGCCTGCGCATGCGGACAAACTCTCCTTGTGGAAACCGAGAGCCGAGATTTTGGAGCAAGTCAAGCTACTGTTGACCACCGCCAGCACTTTTCGGTACAGTTACGGGACATAAGAACGCCTGGCACGCGATCCACCGCAAGAAGGTCTCGTCTGAACTTGCCAAGCACTCTCACCAGAACAGACGAGCAGATTACCAAGTCCATCAAAGAGATCGATAAGGATCCGTCGTTTGATTGAAAGGATCCAACCTTCAAACAGACCCTGCCTGCCTGGCATCGGGCGCAACTCGCCGCTCACTTACTGATCCTCATGCAGGAAACACTCGATCCAAGAAGTTTGGCGGCTTTCATCGGCATCTGCCCGATCAAGCATGAAAGTGGCTCTTCCTCTACTCGGCTCCAACTTCACGACACTTTGGGCCCAAAGTTACGCAAACTCCTTATGGCGGCCTGCCCGTGCGTACGCACAAAAAGCAGTTTCAGCAATACTTTTACCGCAAAGTCGCGGATGGCAAGCACAAAAACTGGCCCTCAACAACATCCAAAACAAGTCCTCAAGATTGCTTGTGCGTGTCCCTCGCAACAACCCTACCTTCCCAACTATGTTGCTGTCAATCCCCTGGTTTTTCAAAAAACCTTGACGGCTTCATAGTATTCAGAATGACATGAGCATGGTTTTCCTAAGATACTATGCCGTGATTAATGTTTGCTGAATTATGCGCAACGAATCTATTTAAATGATGTAAGCGGATCATTGGATTTTCTGTTCCGACGCCGAAGTCAGAAATATATCATCCCTTCGGGATTTGATTTTGGCTTGGATAAATTCTACAATCTTGCCATCCCTTCGGGATTGTTAATTTCCGGCTCTACTGTTATTAACGGGAAAGCCCAAAAACCTTAGCCACAGATTTCACAAATTCACACGGATTGTTTAAAACATTCGTGAACATCCGTGTAAATTCGTGGCAAAGAATCTTCCTGCGAGTCGTAATCCCGTCAGAAACGGGAGAGCCTAATTTCCCAACAATATCGGTAAACGAGTCCAATCGGTCAATACGCCGCTCGCTTCGGAGGTGGGTTCATCGGTTCCGTACAAAATGCTTGCCATGCCTACATCCAATGCGGCGCGGGTGGTGCGCGACAGGTCGTCGATCATCACGCACTTGCGCGGGTCGGGTTCGTCGGCAAGTTCCTGCGCAATGGCAAAGGATTCGGGCATGGGCTTGCAATACGGCGCGACCGCGTTGATATCCACGATGCCGGTGAAGAGATCGCCGAGGTCGAGCGCGGCGAGGACGCGTCGGGCGTGATTAGCGTCGGCGTTGGTGAAGACCAGTTTCCGTTGGGGAAGCGAAGCGATTATGTCCCGTTGAATCGGGTTGGGGGTGATGTAATCGCCGAGAGGCAGAGCATGAACAAAGGCGAGAAAATCATCCGTATCGATCTTGTGCCGCGCCTGTAAACCTCGCAACGTGGTGCCATACATTTTGAAATACTGTTCGCGCAAGGCGGGCGCGTCTTTTTCAGGGATGCCCATGCGCTCGATCATATATTGCTGGATGCGCCCGCGGATCGCCTGCCATAAACCGTTGGAGTTTGGGTAGAGCGTGTCGTCGAGGTCGAAGAAGAGGGTTGAGAATCGCATCGGGCGATTATAAAATACTCGCCCGTTTCTTGCGCGCGAAAAATCGGCTGTCAAGGGCGGGTATAATCGCGTCATGCCCATCCGCATGCTTTCGCCGGAAGTTGCCTCGCAGATCGCCGCGGGCGAAGTGATCGAGCGCCCCGCTTCGGTGGTGAAGGAATTGCTCGAAAACTCGCTCGACGCCGGCGCAAACACGATCGCCATCCATGTGGAGGAGGCGGGAAAAAAGCGGATCGAAATTGCGGATGACGGCGCCGGCATCCCTGCGGACGAGTTGGAACTTGCCGCCTCGCGTCATGCCACCTCGAAGCTGGTTCGCTCCGATGAACTTTTTTCCATCGTGACGCTGGGGTTTCGCGGCGAGGCGCTTGCCTCGATCGGCTCTGTGTCGCGGATGACGATCACCTCGCGGGTGGGTGGTGAAAAAGAAGGGGCGCGGTTCATGGTCGAAGGCGGGAAGAGTAAGAAGCCGACTAAAGTGGGCGCTACC from Candidatus Defluviilinea gracilis carries:
- a CDS encoding transposase; this encodes MQETLDPRSLAAFIGICPIKHESGSSSTRLQLHDTLGPKLRKLLMAACPCVRTKSSFSNTFTAKSRMASTKTGPQQHPKQVLKIACACPSQQPYLPNYVAVNPLVFQKTLTAS
- a CDS encoding pyrimidine 5'-nucleotidase, with protein sequence MRFSTLFFDLDDTLYPNSNGLWQAIRGRIQQYMIERMGIPEKDAPALREQYFKMYGTTLRGLQARHKIDTDDFLAFVHALPLGDYITPNPIQRDIIASLPQRKLVFTNADANHARRVLAALDLGDLFTGIVDINAVAPYCKPMPESFAIAQELADEPDPRKCVMIDDLSRTTRAALDVGMASILYGTDEPTSEASGVLTDWTRLPILLGN
- a CDS encoding transposase, whose translation is MTTFVSFVGVDIASASFWPVLEHSRKVTVKPTKFENDENGFVSFLGWLQEHNLNESTVVCMNTGAIVKAGTSKPVVMVAVEPPLNIQRKFPVNASKTDELDCQYIAESLRMRTNSPCGNREPRFWSKSSYC